The Caldicellulosiruptor changbaiensis genome has a segment encoding these proteins:
- a CDS encoding transposase, with the protein MTKNIKAQNKKFLKLLFVIKKVTEVLSRKIKQNRRGRPRKFNLFQIIACLVYKVKKGIKSFRELEYRINQDTEFKQVVGIEESPDYSYFAKLSRKIEKEYMQDIKDILIAKIEPDMSIAIVDSTPLRSAKNDSEAKIGIHITIGFFRGYKLHLLCTGKEEVIPLFWILTGANEHDSRQEELLYRAWGFGCEIVLADAGYDCSRWFNIANELKVKFVAGINKRNMKDKNNVKNVFRSKNIRFLETEEGKKLYKQRTKIERLFSKLKGEYNLENVRLKGFRNYKRYIDWILITFLFEQLLRKLEGKKFSFAYEWNQ; encoded by the coding sequence ATGACTAAGAATATTAAAGCACAAAATAAGAAATTTTTAAAGCTGCTTTTTGTAATAAAAAAGGTTACTGAAGTTTTATCGAGGAAGATAAAGCAAAATAGAAGGGGACGACCGAGGAAATTTAATCTGTTTCAGATAATAGCTTGTTTGGTTTATAAAGTTAAAAAGGGGATAAAGAGTTTCAGAGAATTAGAATATCGAATAAATCAAGACACAGAGTTTAAGCAAGTAGTAGGTATAGAAGAAAGTCCGGACTATTCATATTTTGCAAAGTTGTCAAGAAAAATAGAAAAAGAATACATGCAAGATATAAAAGACATATTAATAGCTAAGATAGAACCTGATATGAGTATAGCGATAGTAGACTCTACGCCGCTGAGAAGTGCCAAAAATGATTCAGAAGCAAAAATAGGTATACATATTACAATAGGATTTTTCAGGGGATACAAATTACATCTTTTGTGTACAGGTAAAGAAGAAGTAATACCACTTTTCTGGATTTTAACAGGGGCAAATGAACATGACTCAAGACAAGAAGAGCTTTTGTATAGGGCATGGGGCTTTGGCTGTGAGATTGTATTAGCAGATGCGGGATACGATTGTAGCAGATGGTTTAATATAGCAAATGAGCTTAAAGTTAAATTTGTTGCTGGGATAAACAAAAGAAACATGAAAGATAAAAACAATGTTAAGAATGTTTTTAGAAGCAAGAACATAAGATTTTTAGAAACTGAAGAGGGTAAAAAGCTATACAAGCAGAGAACAAAGATTGAAAGACTATTTAGCAAATTAAAAGGTGAATATAATCTTGAGAATGTGAGGCTCAAGGGATTTAGAAATTATAAAAGGTATATTGATTGGATACTAATTACTTTTCTATTTGAGCAACTTCTTAGAAAGTTAGAAGGTAAGAAGTTTTCTTTCGCTTATGAATGGAATCAATAA
- the ylxM gene encoding YlxM family DNA-binding protein — MQQENKVYLSLLYDFYKDFLTERQKKIIELYVNEDLTLGEISKELGISRQGVFDAFRKAEIALKRYEAKLKLADKYYKNRSIIEEVLQKLRRIYERYKDEEIMSIINSIQEWQENV, encoded by the coding sequence ATGCAGCAAGAAAATAAGGTATATTTGAGTCTTCTTTATGACTTTTATAAAGACTTTTTGACCGAAAGACAAAAAAAGATTATAGAGCTGTATGTAAATGAAGATTTAACCTTGGGAGAAATATCAAAAGAACTTGGCATATCACGGCAGGGTGTTTTTGATGCATTTAGAAAAGCAGAAATAGCCTTGAAAAGGTATGAGGCAAAGCTGAAATTAGCAGACAAGTATTATAAAAACAGGAGCATAATTGAAGAGGTCCTACAGAAACTTAGGAGAATATACGAGAGATATAAAGATGAAGAAATAATGAGTATAATAAATAGTATTCAGGAGTGGCAAGAAAATGTTTAG
- the ffh gene encoding signal recognition particle protein encodes MFSSLSEKLQDVFKRLKGKGKLTEKDIKDAMKEVKLALLEADVNYKVVKDFINTVTQKAVGEEVLESLTPAQQVIKIVYDEMVNLLGGSDTKLTFSPSGFSIYMMVGLQGSGKTTTAGKLAGLLKKQGKNPLLVACDIYRPAAIKQLEIVAQKVGVKCFADYNSKDAVKIAKEGIEFAKSNRCDVVIVDTAGRLHINQELMDELVSIKNAIKPTEVLLVLDAMTGQDAVNVAAAFNEQLGIDGIIMTKLDGDTRGGAALSVKAITGKPIKFAGVGEKMEDLEAFHPDRMASRILGMGDILTLIEKAQEAIDQKKAEELEKKLRSMQFTLEDFLDQLRQIKKMGPLSQIISMIPGVKLKGDVDFDAGERELKKIEAIINSMTKEERQDPSIINSSRKRRIAMGSGTTVQDVNRLLKQFEDMKRMMKQFSNPSFAKKGKFKFPFM; translated from the coding sequence ATGTTTAGTAGCCTTTCTGAAAAACTGCAGGATGTTTTCAAAAGACTTAAAGGTAAGGGCAAGCTAACAGAGAAAGATATTAAAGATGCTATGAAAGAAGTAAAACTTGCCCTTTTAGAGGCTGATGTAAACTACAAAGTGGTAAAAGATTTTATTAACACTGTGACACAAAAGGCTGTGGGAGAAGAGGTTTTAGAAAGCCTCACTCCTGCTCAGCAAGTAATAAAAATTGTGTACGATGAGATGGTAAATCTACTGGGTGGAAGTGACACAAAACTTACATTTTCACCAAGCGGGTTTTCCATCTATATGATGGTTGGTCTTCAAGGTTCTGGTAAGACCACCACAGCTGGAAAGCTTGCCGGGCTTTTAAAAAAGCAGGGCAAAAACCCTTTGCTTGTTGCCTGTGATATATATAGACCTGCTGCAATAAAACAATTAGAGATTGTTGCACAAAAAGTTGGAGTAAAGTGTTTTGCAGATTACAACAGCAAAGATGCTGTTAAGATAGCAAAGGAAGGCATTGAATTTGCAAAGTCTAATAGATGCGATGTTGTCATTGTTGACACTGCAGGAAGACTTCACATAAATCAAGAACTTATGGACGAGCTGGTTAGTATCAAAAATGCAATAAAGCCAACAGAAGTTTTGCTTGTATTAGATGCTATGACAGGACAGGATGCTGTGAATGTTGCTGCAGCTTTCAATGAGCAGCTTGGCATAGATGGAATTATTATGACAAAGCTTGACGGTGATACAAGAGGCGGAGCTGCACTTTCTGTCAAGGCAATAACTGGTAAGCCTATAAAGTTTGCCGGTGTTGGCGAGAAAATGGAAGATTTAGAGGCTTTTCATCCTGACAGGATGGCTTCCCGAATACTTGGAATGGGTGATATTTTGACTTTAATAGAGAAAGCTCAGGAAGCTATTGACCAAAAAAAGGCTGAGGAGCTTGAAAAAAAACTTAGAAGTATGCAGTTTACTCTTGAAGATTTTTTAGATCAACTAAGACAAATAAAGAAGATGGGACCGCTATCTCAGATTATTTCAATGATACCTGGCGTTAAATTAAAAGGCGATGTGGATTTTGATGCTGGCGAGAGGGAACTTAAAAAAATAGAAGCGATCATAAATTCCATGACAAAAGAAGAACGCCAAGACCCAAGCATTATTAATTCCAGCAGAAAAAGACGAATTGCGATGGGGTCAGGCACCACTGTTCAAGATGTGAACAGGCTTTTAAAACAGTTTGAAGACATGAAAAGAATGATGAAGCAATTTTCAAATCCCAGCTTTGCCAAGAAAGGAAAATTTAAATTTCCTTTCATGTAA
- the rpsP gene encoding 30S ribosomal protein S16 yields the protein MAVRIRLKRMGAKNNPFYRIVVADSRTPRDGKTIDEIGYYNPLKNPADIKVDVEKAKKWLSYGAQPTDTVKILLKKVGVIE from the coding sequence GTGGCAGTAAGAATTAGACTTAAGAGAATGGGTGCAAAGAACAATCCTTTTTATAGAATTGTTGTTGCAGATTCACGCACACCGAGAGATGGAAAAACAATTGATGAAATTGGCTATTACAATCCTTTGAAGAATCCTGCTGACATCAAAGTTGATGTTGAAAAGGCAAAAAAATGGTTATCATACGGTGCTCAGCCAACAGACACTGTAAAAATTTTGCTTAAAAAAGTTGGGGTAATTGAATAA